TCATGCGCATCCGGGCACAGTACAACGCGACCGGCACCGACAAGAACCCCTACATGATTAAGGGCCAGAAGCCCTCGAAGGGCGCGGTGCGAGTTGGCATCCTGTACCTGCTCGCGATGGTGGCGACACTCACCGCGCTCTTCTACCTCGCGGACGACTGGTGGGTGATGCCGGCAGCGGCGTTCGCGATGTGGGCCGTTGTTGTCGCGGTGTTCATGAAACTTCCCGATCACAAATACCACCAGAGCAAGCTTCGACCCGTGATCCACGCGCGATACACCTCCGCGCTGCGGGTCGGGTTCATCACGCTGTTGCTCACGTCGCTCGCGGTCGCCACCAAACTGACCGGCGCACCGGCCGTGCCATACTTCCTGCTACTGTGGGTGGCGCCGCTGTTCACCGCGTTCGCGTTCTTCATGATCTTGCGCCAACTGGTGCAGCACGGAAACGGCGGGCGCGGGTGGATCAACAACACGCGGACGTTCCTCGTTGCACCGTTCATCCGCTTCGCGGTGTTCCCGTTCGGCCAGGATTACCACCTGCCGCACCACATGTACGCGACTGTCCCGCACTATCGCTTGAAGAAGCTCCACGCGCTGCTGATGCGATACGACGAGTACCGGGCCGAAGCACTCGAAGTTCACGGCTACTTCGTGTCGCCGGAGCGCCCGCAGGTTCACCCCACCGTGGTGGACGTGCTCGGTTCCGAATACGCGCCGCGAACTGCGGACGTTCACATTGACGCGGAAGCCGTGTCGGTCGTTGAGTTCAACGACAAAGAGGGGCTGGCGAAGGAAGTGGAGCTGTCGAAATCGCTGGGCGAACGGCCGGTGTAAGCCGGCTGGTGTGAGCGACCACGCGACCTGTTTTCTGCACTCGGGCGACGGGGCATTCACCGGCCGGCTTACACCGGCCGTTCGCCTTTGCTGGTTGTTTGCCTTAGCCGGTTATGATCTGCTTGCGCCGCTTGATGTAATCCCAGATCACGTAGCGGTCCAGGTCGCGCCCCGCGGTGAACACGACGCGGCCCTTCGTTGCTTGCGCCATCTTGTACGCGAACTGCACGTCTTCTTGCGACTGGTTCCAGTTCGACAGCAGGAAAATATTGATCGTGATCCCCTCGCGGGCACAGAGCAGGGCCTCGCGCATGGTCGCTTCTTCGGTGCGCGGGTCCGGCGGGTAGAGCATGTACAACATGCTCCCCTCGAAGTGCGCGGTGGGTAGACCGTCGGTAATGAGCACTACCTGCCGGTTCGGGGTGTCCTGGTTCGCGAGGAACCGGCGCGCGGTCTGGAGCGAGTGTTGGATGTTCGTGAAGTGGTGCGGAACGCGGAACTCGCTGGTTTCCGGGTTGCTCATATCGGCCTTGAGTCGCACCACCGGGCTGAAGATCGTGACCGGTTTCGGCATCAATCCCGCGACTTCTGACAGGTGCCGCGGTTTCGCGAACGTGTACATCTCGATGAACTGGAGGAAGTCGCCCGGGTACTCGCTCCGGATGAGGCCGTCGAGGGCCAATCCCATGCGCTTCACGTTGGCGTACAGACCGTCGTAGCGCATCGAGCCGCTCATGTCGAGCAGCACGCAGGTCGCGGCCTTCGGGTTCACCCGCGTGTGGTGAATCAGGATGTCGTCGGGCTTCATCCGGACGGGCAGTCCCGGACCCGCGCGTAAGAGCGCGTTCACCATGCTGGCCGGGATGTCCATCTGCGCGACGGAGTCGCCGAACTCGTAGGGCTTGGTTTTGGGCGATTCGACGGCGCCTTCGCCCGTCACCGCGTCGGGGTGGCGCCCGGACCGCGACGCCTGGAGTTCGCTGAAGATCTGCGTGAGCACTTTCGACTGGAACAGCCGGAGCGCTTTGGGCGTCAGTTTGAACTTCCCGCTCCCGTCCCCTTCGAGCCCTTGCTTTTCGGCCTGTTCGCGAATGTAGTCCTCGACCTGCTGTTGGAGCGCCTGGAGTCCCTCGATGTCGCCCGGCTCGGCGAACTGTTCGAGTTCCTCCAGGTCGATGATCGCGAGCTGGGCGGGCGATTTCTTCGCTTCTTCGAGTTGCTTCAGCAGTTCATCGATCGTTTCCAGTTCTTCTTTCACTTCGAGTGCGGTGGGGACGCTCATTCTCTCCCGACCCGT
This region of Gemmata massiliana genomic DNA includes:
- a CDS encoding vWA domain-containing protein, which produces MDPQEVQTPGGIVHTYQGYDPVNFPSPTAPPPDMVSPLMEHMLRFGDVDEFTAEQLANAIHIDASQIAGLGPSIDALKEMLLERKRKILATYETKAAQKAAATAFRDAAQDVNPPKKLAADFRRAIKDEQLADLESLYFRAGDDRSPFAQSLVPLVERLGDKYQVDELAGKYEFTGRERMSVPTALEVKEELETIDELLKQLEEAKKSPAQLAIIDLEELEQFAEPGDIEGLQALQQQVEDYIREQAEKQGLEGDGSGKFKLTPKALRLFQSKVLTQIFSELQASRSGRHPDAVTGEGAVESPKTKPYEFGDSVAQMDIPASMVNALLRAGPGLPVRMKPDDILIHHTRVNPKAATCVLLDMSGSMRYDGLYANVKRMGLALDGLIRSEYPGDFLQFIEMYTFAKPRHLSEVAGLMPKPVTIFSPVVRLKADMSNPETSEFRVPHHFTNIQHSLQTARRFLANQDTPNRQVVLITDGLPTAHFEGSMLYMLYPPDPRTEEATMREALLCAREGITINIFLLSNWNQSQEDVQFAYKMAQATKGRVVFTAGRDLDRYVIWDYIKRRKQIITG
- a CDS encoding fatty acid desaturase family protein; this encodes MSTSTIDAPAKTLSDPELKAALQELRRTDNVRNWWFVVRTYLYLALVIGGAVWFFENREDLGIGWWANVPVALVAIVLVGAGQHQLSGLAHEGSHYILFRNRFVNDLASDLFTMFPLFASIYHYRLQHLAHHQFVNDPDRDPDVSQLKTSGHWLGFPLARRDVIRAFARQLSPFRLIRFMRIRAQYNATGTDKNPYMIKGQKPSKGAVRVGILYLLAMVATLTALFYLADDWWVMPAAAFAMWAVVVAVFMKLPDHKYHQSKLRPVIHARYTSALRVGFITLLLTSLAVATKLTGAPAVPYFLLLWVAPLFTAFAFFMILRQLVQHGNGGRGWINNTRTFLVAPFIRFAVFPFGQDYHLPHHMYATVPHYRLKKLHALLMRYDEYRAEALEVHGYFVSPERPQVHPTVVDVLGSEYAPRTADVHIDAEAVSVVEFNDKEGLAKEVELSKSLGERPV